In Sphaeramia orbicularis chromosome 3, fSphaOr1.1, whole genome shotgun sequence, a genomic segment contains:
- the trappc2l gene encoding trafficking protein particle complex subunit 2-like protein — MAVCIAVIAKENYPLYIRSVPTQNELKFHYTVHTSLDVVEEKISAVGKALGDQRELYLGLLYPTEDYKVYGYVTNSKVKFVIVVDSSNTSLRDNEIRSMFRKLHNSFTDVMCNPFHNPGDPIQSKAFDGIVSGMMVQTG, encoded by the exons ATGGCGGTGTGCATAGCTGTAATCGCAAAAGAG AACTACCCGCTGTATATTCGCAGTGTTCCCACTCAAAATGAGCTGAAGTTTCACTACACAGTACACACCTCCTTGGATGTGGTGGAGGAGAAGATCTCAGCTGTGGGCAAAGCACTGGGAGACCAAAGGGAGCTGTACCTGGGTCTGCTTTACCCGACCGAGGACTACAAAGT ATATGGTTATGTAACCAATTCTAAGGTGAAATTTGTTATTGTGGTGGATTCGTCAAATACATCGTTACGGGACAATGAAATAAGAAGT ATGTTTAGAAAATTACACAACTCATTTACTGATGTTATGTGCAACCCATTCCACAATCCTGGGGACCCAATTCAGTCCAA GGCTTTTGATGGCATCGTGTCTGGAATGATGGTACAAACCGGCTGA